In one Diprion similis isolate iyDipSimi1 chromosome 6, iyDipSimi1.1, whole genome shotgun sequence genomic region, the following are encoded:
- the LOC124406673 gene encoding derlin-1, with the protein MSELREWFNAQPLFTRWWLLLSVGFSLLGRFGIFSPERLVLFYVPFVNKFEIWRAVTSVFYYPLGPTTGFHFMINCYFIYNYSVRLERGEYDGRPADYFYMLLFNWVCCVIAGLFGEFPLLMDPMVLSVLYIWCHLNRDTIVNFWFGTQFKAMYLPWVLFAFNLVISGGGMLELVGILVGHLYFFLKFKYPQEFGGPDLLATPQFLESYFPPSRLRGFGTAPAQREPQRPGRNMYGGYQWGRGQPLGQ; encoded by the exons ATGTCAGAACTGAGAGAATGGTTCAACGCCCAGCCATTATTTACTCGATGGTGGCTTCTTTTATCCGTGGGATTCTCTCTTTTAGGAAGATTCGGTATTTTCAGTCCTGAACGACTTGTTCTATTCTACGTTCCATTCGTTAACAAATTTGAGATATGGAGAGCCGTTACCAGCGTATTTTATTATCCCCTTGGACCGACAACTGGATTTCACTTTATGATCAACTGTTATTTCATCTACAACTATTCTGTAAGGCTCGAACGTGGCGAGTATGATGGACGACCAGCTGATTATTTTTACATGCTTCTGTTTAACTGGGTTTGCTGTGTCATCGCTGGACTTTTTGGAGAATTTCCGCTTCTCATGGACCCCATGGTACTCAGTGTACTCTACATATGGTGTCATCTCAACCGAGACACTATCGTCAACTTTTGGTTCG GGACGCAGTTCAAAGCAATGTATCTACCATGGGTTCTCTTTGCTTTCAATCTTGTGATATCTGGTGGTGGAATGTTGGAGCTAGTTGGCATCCTAGTGGGACATTTGTACTTCTTCCTGAAGTTTAAATATCCTCAAGAATTCGGAGGTCCAGATTTATTGGCAACTCCACAATTTCTCGAGTCTTATTTCCCTCCTTCAAGACTCAGAGGGTTTGGAACGGCTCCTGCACAAAGGGAACCGCAGAGACCGGGCAGAAATATGTACGGTGGTTATCAGTGGGGACGTGGCCAGCCTCTCGGGCAATAA
- the LOC124406670 gene encoding glycerophosphodiester phosphodiesterase 1, which produces MSGKYIEIYTGCFMAWIYLQASWTILTSIFYQFSVPWAIWAALVLTIGLQVARIPPPSSEVVREVLGLNPLTAAKDEQGGDTHGASAHLYCMKVVGHRGAALDYPENSLNAFRNCKNRGCSAVEFDLALTKDGIPIIFHDLTIERLTGKSGTIREMTWNQLKELDISQYHPLREKFIGGDKIALLEDVLTECIRNDQRMFIDIKEKSLEIVQVVLDAYSKHPSLFKRAVVTSFNPIIIYMIRRKNPKIVCSIAWRPQLISRKSYQGLEGPGLPRFSNPCKQVLAAILDCLHSWALPRFTYHLLGLSAILLHKDTVTPEVVRKWNVRGVRVIVWTVNLPSEKLHYSRLLRVTYLTDTLIGEKSAE; this is translated from the exons ATGAGTGGAAAGTACATAGAGATTTACACCGGGTGCTTCATGGCTTGGATTTACCTGCAAGCATCTTGGACTATTCTGACTAGCATCTTTTACCAATTCTCTGTACCATGGGCAATATGGGCTGCGCTGGTACTTACTATCGGTCTACAGGTGGCTAGAATTCCACCTCCGAGTTCAGAGGTGGTCAGAGAAGTATTAGGCCTCAATCCTTTGACAGCAGCTAAGGATGAACAAGGAGGTGATACTCATGGTGCTTCAGCTCATCTATATTGCATGAAAGTAGTTGGACATCGTGGGGCAGCTCTTGATTATCCAGAAAACAGCCTCAACGCTTTTCGAAAT TGCAAAAACAGAGGCTGCAGTGCAGTTGAATTTGATTTAGCATTAACTAAAGATGGTATCCCAATAATATTTCATGACCTGACTATAGAGAGACTGACAGGAAAGTCAGGAACTATTAGAGAAATGACTTGGAATCAGTTGAAGGAACTAGACATCAGTCAATATCATCCTCTGAG agaaaagttcATTGGAGGGGACAAAATTGCTTTACTAGAAGACGTGCTGACCGAATGCATCCGCAATGATCAGCGAATGTTCATcgatattaaagaaaaaagccTTGAAATAGTACAAGTTGTTCTGGATGCATATAGCAAGCATCCAAGTCTTTTCAAAAGAGCTGTAGTCACCAGTTTTAATCCAATCATTATTTACATG ATTAGAaggaaaaatccaaaaatcgtGTGCAGCATAGCCTGGAGGCCTCAACTCATATCGCGAAAATCATATCAAGGTTTGGAAGGTCCAGGTCTACCGCGCTTCTCCAATCCCTGCAAACAAGTATTGGCTGCTATTCTAGACTGTCTACATAGTTGGGCTTTGCCACGGTTCACGTATCATTTACTGGGCCTCTCTGCAATATTGTTGCATAAAGACACTGTCACCCC GGAAGTGGTGAGGAAGTGGAACGTGCGTGGTGTTCGGGTGATTGTTTGGACCGTTAACCTACCCTCGGAAAAGCTTCATTATTCTAGGCTTCTCAGGGTGACGTATTTGACGGATACTTTGATAGGAGAAAAAAGCGCGGAATGA